A region from the Oryzias latipes chromosome 20, ASM223467v1 genome encodes:
- the spag6 gene encoding sperm-associated antigen 6: MSQRQIIQVFEQYQKSRMQFVQTISDLAARPQNIEILHNAGVMSLLRPLLLDVVPGVQHTAALALGRLADSSNSLAEAVVKENILPDVVQSVTSHNRFQKKAAAFVLRAVSKHSPELSQAVVDCGGVDALVQCLMEFDPGVKEAAAWSLGCTARHNATLSQTVVNAGAVPLLVLCLLEPEMALKRIAASTLSDICKHTPELAHAVVDAGAIPHLAQLILSRDTKLKRQVFSALSQIAKHSADLSEMVAEVGVFPAAMTCLKDPDEYVRKNVTTLMREMAKQTAELSQLVVNCGGLGAVIDYLNDCSGSLRLPGIMMLGYVASHSESLAMAVILSKGVSQLAVCLSEEPEDHIKAATVWSIGQIGQHTPDHAKAVATANLLPKILKLYTDASSSEDLQAKSKKALKSILQKCTHLPALEPLLYDAPSKILKHVMCQFSKVLPHDSKARRLFVTSGGLKKVQEIQAEPGSVLQEHINAINSCFPEEIVRYHSPGYSEVLLERLENYQPT; encoded by the exons ATGAGCCAACGTCAGATCATTCAAG TCTTTGAGCAGTACCAGAAATCCAGAATGCAGTTTGTCCAAACCATCTCTGATTTGGCAGCCAGACCGCAGAATATAGAAATCCTTCACAATGCAG GTGTGATGTCCTTACTGCGTCCTCTGCTGCTAGATGTGGTACCAGGCGTCCagcacacagcggctttggctCTGGGCCGCCTGGCGGACAGCAGCAACAGCCTGGCCGAGGCTGTGGTGAAGGAGAACATCCTCCCTGACGTGGTCCAGTCTGTGACCTCCCATAAT aggTTCCAAAAGAAGGCTGCAGCGTTTGTGCTCCGTGCCGTTTCCAAACACTCCCCTGAGCTGTCCCAGGCTGTGGTGGACTGTGGGGGGGTGGATGCTTTGGTCCAATGCTTGATGGAGTTTGACCCCGGGGTTAAGGAGGCCGCCGCCTGGTCTCTGGGCTGCACAGCACGGCACAATGCAA CTTTGTCACAGACGGTTGTGAATGCTGGAGCTGTCCCCCTCCTGGTGTTGTGTCTGCTGGAGCCAGAGATGGCCCTCAAACGCATAGCAGCCTCCACCCTGAGTGACATCTGCAAACACACGCCGGAGCTAGCCCACGCCGTGGTAGACGCCGGCGCCATCCCACACTTGGCACAGCTGATCCTCAGTCGCGACACCAAACTTAAG aGGCAGGTGTTCTCCGCTCTTAGCCAGATTGCGAAGCATTCAGCCGACCTGTCAGAGATGGTGGCCGAGGTTGGCGTGTTTCCCGCAGCCATGACCTGCCTCAAAGATCCGGATGAGTACGTGCGGAAGAACGTGACCACTCTGATGAGAGAGATGGCGAAGCAAACAGCAGAG CTGTCTCAGCTGGTGGTAAACTGCGGTGGCTTGGGGGCGGTGATTGACTACCTGAACGACTGCAGTGGAAGCCTGCGGTTGCCGGGGATCATGATGCTGGGATATGTGGCATCTCACAGCGAAAGTCTCGCCATGGCTGTCATTCTTTCCAAG GGGGTGTCACAGTTAGCTGTGTGTCTGTCTGAGGAGCCAGAGGATCACATTAAAGCTGCCACCGTCTGGTCTATTGGTCAGATCGGACAGCACACCCCTGATCACGCCAAGGCGGTGGCCACGGCAAACCTGCTGCCTAAAATTCTCAAGCTCTACACGGATGCCAGCAGCTCCGAGGACCTGCAGGCCAAG AGCAAGAAAGCTCTGAAGAGCATTTTGCAGAAGTGCACCCACCTGCCGGCTCTGGAGCCACTCCTCTACGACGCTCCGAGCAAAATCCTCAAACACGTCATGTGTCAGTTCAGCAAG GTGCTGCCTCACGACAGTAAGGCCCGGCGTCTGTTTGTCACCAGCGGGGGGCTGAAGAAAGTGCAGGAGATCCAGGCTGAGCCCGGCTCTGTTCTGCAGGAGCACATCAACGCCATCAACAGCTGTTTCCCTGAAGAGATAGTCAG GTACCACTCCCCTGGCTACTCTGAGGTCCTTTTGGAGCGTTTAGAGAACTACCAACCAACCTGA